The Alnus glutinosa chromosome 8, dhAlnGlut1.1, whole genome shotgun sequence DNA segment TGAATTGTTCTTGCAAGGTGAAGAGAGTAAAGGGTCTGCACTCCCCTGCAGACTTTGTTCACATTGATGTCCAATTAGATTTGGAAAGAAGGAAATTCTTAGGGTTTATAGAAGTTGTCAAAAAATATGCTTAAGCATGTTGTCATTGCATAACTAAATGTAGAAACTAGATTAGCGATGATGGAGGATACTTGTTATAAAATGGTCAAAGTTCTGAAAATCACTTCAGAATGATTGAAGTAAGACCAACTTAAAAATTTCCTGCTGAGTGGTGGTGATGGAGGCTGTATTGCTGACTGAAATAGTTGGGAACTTGGGATAAGGCtttcttgatttttatgctCTTCTGCAGACTTTACCTTTATGAATCGTTCCTTTTAATGCTTCCTCATTACCTGATATACAGTTTTGGAATTGTAGTCTTAAACCTGGTTTTGTTATTGTTGTGTACGCTTTTATACCCTACATAGCACTAGATTGATGTTTAAGGCCTGcgctcctcttttttttcttatttttcgttgttttttcctttatgatgtaataatcattttataaaaaggaaaaaaaagaaaaaaaagaaaagaaagtaagaaagaaagggagaaaacTTATGTACACAAAGCtcttctaaaataaaaagaatcaaTGAAACCTACAAAAGGAATCATAGAAGTGATCCAAGTGCACCAGACCACTTGAACAACAATATCAAAAGCATTGATTTCAACTCAACAATAGATAACTGCACACACTAAACATacgattatttattttcttctagaCTGTCAACATTAAGCAAGGGGGGGCCtatcaaaaatgagaaaagttcTATACTTCCCAAACCAACCTTTCTATCCAAAGAGGATTAATCACCTTCTTAGTCATCACCAATTAGATTCCAAAAACTGAGAAGATAACAGACTGCAGCTTGCTCACCACTATACAATGAATCAACAAATGATTAACACTTGCTCACCACTATACAGTGAACAATATTTCCTTTAATGAGATTGTTTACTGTTAGAGTCTTTCCTAAGGCTattgtacacacacacataccaaaaaacaaaaaggcaacTTTCTTGAGACCCCTGCTACACCAAATTCCCCTCCAAGGAAACTGCACTGCATTGGAACCTCTTAAGACTCATTAAAAGAACAAACATCAGATATCCAACCATGGTTAAATGTCCTCCTCAACCAACCAAACAAACATGACTTTTGCTTATTGGAGTATTAGAATAAAACATAGAATCACTCCAAACTCCCAatattggaaagcttgtataaaCCAAAGATTCATGAGCTAGTTCCCCCATCAttcctacttatcaaaaaaagttcCCCCATCATTCCTGGGTCTCAAATAAGATTTCATGTAAGCATTTTTGTCCTctacaagtaaataaaaatttagtaatAACTCTTTCAAAGTATGATccccacaccatacatcatATGCCAAAAATGCACCGTTTTACTGTATCCAAACCATGAAACTAAGGACAACCTGCAAAACTTTTGCAACCTGTTCTAATACTTTTCCAATGTCAACATACACGAATATGTCTCTTTTTACCCTTGGTCAACCCAggggaaaaatagaaaataaaaacccGTAACAGTGTGAAAGCTCCTTGGGCCTTAAGATTTTACCTCAAGTAAAtgccaaaaagaataaaagagagagCTGCATAACACGAAACAATGTTTCTTTTGTAGCTAGATCGggcaaatattaattaaagaaagaTAGCATCTTAACTATTGTGATTCAATAACAGCATTTTAAAGTAAGCTGTTGTAAAAGATAAAACTGAAAGAGTTTGAGGAGATGATGCAACTTGCTGGTTATACTTGCTTAAAGTAATCCGTAGATGTGCACTTTTCTGTGATTGTTTCTATTCATATTTTCTCTAAGTACAATCTTCAGTCTTATTCTTCGTATGTTTTTGTTGACTCTATCTCAATAGTAATCTCCTTTCTGTGTTCTCCATGCAACCATTTAGTGAACAATCATGCCTTGTTGCTAAAAGACTTCAAAGATATTCTTTTTTATCAGATTTAACTAGCAACTGTTGATGTTGTCAACAACAATTTTGTTGAGCCGGCCAAACTCTGATTATTGCTCCCATAGACTAGAtgttatattttcatttacttgTTGGCTTTTTAGGTACCGTGCCATCACCAGTGCGTACTATCGTGGAGCGGTCGGTGCGCTCCTTGTGTATGACATCACTCGTCATGCAACATTTGAGAATGCTGACAGATGGCTGAAAGAATTAAGAGGGCACACAGATTCAAACATCGTCGTGATGCTTGTTGGGAACAAATCTGATCTTCGCCACCTAGTAGCTGTCCCAACCGAAGAAGGGAAGTCCTATGCTGAAAAGGAGTCCCTTTACTTCATGGAAACTTCAGCATTGGAGGCAGTAAATGTGGAAAATGCTTTTGCTGAAGTACTGACTCAAATCTACCACGCTGTAAGCAAGAAGCAAATGGAAGGAGGAGAAAATGGAGATGCTGCATCCGTTCCAAccaaaggagagaaaataaatatcaaaGATGACAAGTCTGGTTTGACGAAACTTGGTTGCTGCTAAGTTAGAAATGAGGAAAAACAGAACTTTATCGGCTGGATTCGTTCTTGTTGTACTGgtatacaaagtagtaacaacCAGTAAAAGGAATTCTCTCGGGATATTGAACTCAATTTGTTAAACACCATGATACATGAGATGTAGAAGCAGAATAGGCGCATAAATAGCTTGGCTTTCCTGTtctacattttcttttaatctatGAGAAagagcttttatttttttagaggaatttGCAAATGCGGTTGCTTTGTTTACTTCTTTTTACTACTATTTTGTGGTACATGTAAGTGCCGGAagtgggtttttattttttatttttttttgttttttcttggcTTCCGCCAACGGAAACTAGGAAGAGAACATTTAAGACCCCCCAAAACTTTTACATTTTCTTAGAGGAAGCTTTgaatgtttgttaatgtatttttggagcgatttgtttttggtttgaaaaagaaTTAGGATGGGACACggtgaaaattgtttttatgattGTTTGTTAATAGGTCTGATTACTTTTATTAGAGTTCTAGTAGCAGCTTTTTTAAATTCTGTTCTCTTCTCTACATGTAAAGGAaaac contains these protein-coding regions:
- the LOC133875213 gene encoding ras-related protein RABA1b, whose translation is MAGYRADDDYDYLFKVVLIGDSGVGKSNLLSRFTKNEFNLESKSTIGVEFATRTLKVDGKVIKAQIWDTAGQERYRAITSAYYRGAVGALLVYDITRHATFENADRWLKELRGHTDSNIVVMLVGNKSDLRHLVAVPTEEGKSYAEKESLYFMETSALEAVNVENAFAEVLTQIYHAVSKKQMEGGENGDAASVPTKGEKINIKDDKSGLTKLGCC